A window of the Halopseudomonas phragmitis genome harbors these coding sequences:
- a CDS encoding right-handed parallel beta-helix repeat-containing protein, with product MSLSSFKRSALGLFGGLALALGSGALQADSRLPLVVLDSVDQQDQLSEQRARLEAATAVPELAFRAPAGRAEVSLLTMYSAQQGSWPFEPFVHNGLFRAIAGYQNQHPRAVVIQGGSISLQQLHAQLNNERILSRHEGGYLLHYPLMIDPDAALLIEGTQLHLHSYSGTALINRGLLSLRQASLIGYSDGRPHATDRPYRPFLMNWAGSRLRIEDSQLERLGYNEHLSRGVTSARSTQQAASVAPVQMLISGSRFEDMSVGLDLTQTLARVTGNHFSDMQQYALDASDSRLLIKGNRIEDVRNISAIRVSGRSQGRLEKNRIFRASKSAIELNALDGNLIVRDNQIGASAGYGLLLRDMTPATGLLIEDNLIGNSRLSAIDGAGLHQASIIGNRIIGTPEYAISIRNSEAGSGPLRLTGNHLERVGKAMIRVQGMHNLVLGANNYRANPVQQNLLIGDLLPFQAPLLDMTLRQGRLVELELEQVSLLPAEG from the coding sequence ATGTCTTTGTCGTCATTCAAGCGTAGTGCTTTGGGCCTGTTCGGGGGCCTGGCGCTGGCGCTCGGCAGCGGTGCCTTGCAGGCGGACAGTCGGTTACCGCTGGTGGTGCTCGATAGCGTAGACCAGCAAGATCAGCTCAGTGAGCAGCGCGCAAGGCTTGAGGCCGCCACTGCAGTGCCGGAGTTGGCGTTTCGGGCGCCGGCCGGGCGCGCCGAAGTCAGCCTGTTGACCATGTACTCGGCCCAGCAGGGCAGTTGGCCGTTCGAGCCCTTTGTGCACAATGGGTTGTTCCGGGCCATTGCCGGCTACCAGAATCAGCATCCTCGGGCGGTGGTGATCCAGGGGGGCAGCATCAGCCTGCAGCAGCTCCATGCCCAGCTCAACAACGAACGGATTCTCAGTCGGCATGAGGGCGGCTACCTGCTGCACTATCCGCTGATGATCGACCCGGACGCGGCTCTGCTGATCGAAGGCACCCAACTGCATCTGCACAGCTATTCCGGCACGGCCTTGATCAACCGCGGATTGTTGAGCCTCAGGCAGGCCAGCCTGATCGGTTACAGCGACGGCCGGCCTCATGCCACTGATAGGCCCTACCGGCCGTTTCTGATGAACTGGGCCGGCAGCCGCCTGCGTATTGAAGACTCGCAACTTGAGCGTCTGGGCTACAACGAGCACCTGTCGCGCGGGGTGACCAGCGCACGCAGTACCCAGCAGGCCGCCAGCGTGGCTCCTGTGCAGATGCTGATCAGCGGCAGCCGTTTTGAGGACATGTCGGTCGGCCTGGACCTGACCCAGACCCTGGCCAGAGTGACTGGCAATCATTTCAGCGATATGCAGCAATATGCTCTGGATGCCAGTGACAGTCGCCTGTTGATCAAAGGCAACCGGATTGAGGACGTACGCAATATCAGTGCGATCCGAGTCAGTGGGCGCAGTCAGGGCCGGCTGGAGAAAAACCGGATTTTCCGCGCCAGCAAAAGCGCCATTGAGCTCAACGCGCTGGACGGCAACCTGATCGTGCGTGACAACCAGATCGGTGCCTCCGCCGGCTATGGCCTGCTGCTGCGGGATATGACCCCTGCCACCGGCCTGCTGATCGAAGACAACCTGATCGGCAACAGCCGGCTGAGTGCGATCGACGGCGCCGGTCTGCACCAGGCCAGCATCATCGGCAACCGGATCATCGGCACGCCCGAATACGCTATCAGTATCCGCAACAGTGAGGCGGGGAGTGGGCCGCTGCGCCTGACCGGCAACCATCTGGAGCGGGTCGGCAAGGCCATGATTCGGGTACAGGGCATGCACAACCTGGTGCTGGGCGCCAACAACTATCGGGCCAATCCGGTGCAACAGAATCTGTTGATTGGTGACCTGCTACCGTTCCAGGCCCCGCTGCTGGACATGACCCTGCGCCAGGGTCGGCTGGTCGAACTGGAGCTGGAGCAGGTCAGCCTGCTGCCCGCCGAAGGCTGA
- the arfB gene encoding alternative ribosome rescue aminoacyl-tRNA hydrolase ArfB, which produces MLKITDDITLADWEIELSQIRAQGAGGQNVNKVSSAVHLRFDIPHSSLPAEVKQRLLALSDQRISKDGVVVIKAQSFRTLEQNREDALLRLQQLIQEVLKPRKPRRPTRPTRSSQRKRVDEKTQKGRIKALRGKVPL; this is translated from the coding sequence ATGCTGAAGATCACCGACGACATAACTCTGGCCGACTGGGAAATCGAGCTAAGCCAGATCCGGGCCCAGGGAGCGGGCGGGCAGAACGTCAACAAGGTGTCTTCAGCCGTGCACCTGCGCTTCGATATCCCACATTCAAGCCTGCCGGCGGAGGTCAAGCAGCGTCTGCTGGCGCTGTCTGACCAGCGCATCAGCAAGGATGGGGTGGTGGTGATCAAGGCGCAGTCGTTCCGGACCCTGGAGCAAAACCGCGAAGATGCCCTGTTGCGCCTGCAGCAGTTGATTCAAGAGGTGCTCAAACCGCGCAAGCCGCGCCGCCCTACTCGGCCAACCCGCAGCTCCCAACGCAAGCGGGTAGACGAAAAAACCCAGAAGGGCCGGATCAAGGCCCTGCGCGGCAAGGTGCCGCTGTAA
- a CDS encoding YicC/YloC family endoribonuclease translates to MVYSMTAFSRRESSTEQGNLAWEMRSVNHRYLEASLRLPEAFRELEGPLRERLRKQLGRGKVECTLRFNPQETSSSELSLNQPLLDQLIRVSQQLAGQLDNPAPINPLELLAWPGVLAGSEQDQSSLVKQAERLFNEALEELKAQRAREGAELRKLIEERLDAISDRVASLHEMMPTLLSAHRQKLIDRFNEARLELDGTRIEQELVLLAQKIDVAEELDRLATHVSETRRVLDDKGAIGRRLDFLMQEFNREANTLGSKAIDSRSTQAAVDLKVFIEQMREQVQNIE, encoded by the coding sequence ATGGTTTACAGCATGACTGCATTTTCCCGCCGTGAATCAAGCACCGAACAGGGCAACCTGGCTTGGGAGATGCGCTCGGTCAACCATCGTTATCTGGAAGCCAGCCTGCGCCTGCCGGAAGCCTTCCGCGAACTGGAAGGCCCGCTGCGCGAACGGCTGCGCAAGCAACTGGGGCGCGGTAAGGTCGAATGCACCCTGCGCTTCAATCCACAGGAAACCAGCAGCAGCGAGCTCAGTCTCAACCAGCCGCTGCTCGATCAACTGATCCGCGTCAGCCAGCAACTGGCCGGCCAGCTCGACAACCCGGCGCCGATCAACCCGCTGGAACTACTGGCCTGGCCGGGTGTACTGGCCGGCAGCGAGCAGGACCAGAGCAGCCTGGTCAAGCAGGCCGAGCGACTGTTCAACGAAGCGCTGGAAGAACTCAAGGCCCAACGTGCCCGCGAAGGTGCCGAGCTGCGCAAACTGATCGAAGAACGCCTGGACGCCATCAGTGATCGGGTCGCCAGCCTGCACGAGATGATGCCGACCCTGCTCAGTGCCCACCGGCAGAAACTGATCGACCGCTTCAACGAAGCCCGGCTGGAGCTCGACGGCACCCGCATCGAACAGGAACTGGTGCTGTTGGCGCAAAAGATCGATGTGGCCGAAGAACTCGACCGGCTCGCCACCCACGTCAGCGAAACCCGCCGGGTACTCGACGACAAGGGCGCCATCGGCCGGCGGCTGGACTTTCTCATGCAGGAGTTCAACCGCGAGGCCAACACCCTGGGTTCCAAGGCCATCGACAGCCGCAGCACCCAGGCCGCGGTCGACCTCAAGGTGTTCATCGAGCAGATGCGCGAGCAGGTGCAGAATATCGAGTGA
- the rph gene encoding ribonuclease PH — protein MKRPSGRSADQMRQITLIRHYTKHAEGAVLVEFGDTKVICTVSVESGVPRFLRGSGQGWITAEYGMLPRATGERMQREASKGKQGGRTLEIQRLIGRSLRAAVDLHSLGENTLHIDCDVIQADGGTRTASITGACVALVDALRVMKQRGAIKKIPEIQMIAAVSVGIYQGEPVLDLDYLEDSAAETDLNVVMTDKGGFIEVQGTAEGVPFSPEELNAMLALARKGVDELFALQQAALQD, from the coding sequence ATGAAACGACCCAGTGGCCGCAGCGCCGACCAGATGCGCCAGATCACGCTGATCCGGCATTACACCAAGCACGCGGAGGGTGCAGTGCTGGTCGAGTTCGGCGACACCAAGGTGATCTGCACGGTCAGCGTCGAGTCCGGGGTGCCGCGCTTTTTGCGTGGCTCCGGTCAGGGCTGGATCACCGCCGAGTACGGCATGTTGCCACGCGCCACCGGTGAGCGTATGCAGCGTGAGGCCAGCAAGGGTAAGCAGGGTGGTCGGACCCTGGAAATCCAGCGGCTGATCGGCCGTTCGCTGCGCGCGGCGGTGGACCTGCACAGCCTGGGCGAAAATACCCTGCATATCGACTGCGACGTGATCCAGGCCGACGGTGGTACCCGCACGGCGTCGATTACCGGTGCCTGTGTAGCGCTGGTGGATGCTCTGCGGGTGATGAAGCAGCGCGGGGCGATCAAGAAGATTCCCGAGATTCAGATGATCGCGGCGGTGTCGGTGGGGATTTATCAGGGCGAGCCGGTGCTGGATCTGGACTACCTGGAAGATTCGGCTGCGGAAACCGACCTCAATGTAGTAATGACTGACAAGGGTGGTTTCATCGAGGTACAGGGCACTGCCGAAGGGGTGCCGTTCAGTCCTGAGGAGCTCAATGCTATGCTGGCATTAGCGCGCAAGGGCGTGGATGAACTCTTCGCCTTGCAGCAGGCGGCGTTGCAGGACTGA
- a CDS encoding DUF4870 domain-containing protein has product MTDEQPQPAVLDSPSPDARRWAMFAHLAGFAGYLFPFVGNLIAPLLVWQLKKDSDPFVDDQGKEALNFQISVSLAAILSFMLMVVLVGFVLIAVVVAGAVVLMIIAAIKVNEGKAYRYPFCWRIIK; this is encoded by the coding sequence ATGACCGATGAACAGCCTCAACCCGCTGTGCTCGACAGTCCCAGCCCGGATGCCCGGCGCTGGGCGATGTTCGCTCATCTGGCCGGCTTTGCCGGCTACCTGTTTCCGTTTGTTGGTAACCTGATTGCGCCGCTGCTGGTCTGGCAGCTGAAAAAGGACAGCGACCCCTTTGTTGATGATCAGGGCAAGGAGGCGCTGAATTTTCAGATCAGTGTCAGCCTGGCCGCGATCCTCAGCTTCATGCTGATGGTGGTGCTGGTCGGGTTCGTGCTGATTGCGGTAGTGGTGGCTGGCGCTGTGGTGCTGATGATCATTGCCGCGATCAAGGTCAACGAAGGCAAGGCCTACCGCTACCCGTTCTGTTGGCGGATTATCAAATAA
- a CDS encoding exodeoxyribonuclease III, protein MRIISLNVNGVEAAAARGLFDWLRTQDADVICLQDIRVTEPELEQDPYWLDGYWQYCFEAEVPSQGGVAIYTRTAPKAIIKGLGFELADRYGRFMQADFDKVSIGSLLLPSGRDGDADLNQKFKFMNDFTTYLNKQRRKRREFIYCGSLQVAHLKLDVKNWRDCQHQPGFMAPERAWMDEIFGNLGYVDALREVTRESDLYSWWPDSEQAESLNLGLRFDYQFLTPGLRRFVKNARIPRDVRFSQHAPVIIDYDWTLSI, encoded by the coding sequence ATGCGAATCATCAGTCTTAATGTCAATGGTGTCGAGGCCGCAGCGGCTCGAGGACTGTTTGACTGGCTGCGCACACAGGACGCCGACGTCATCTGCCTGCAGGACATTCGCGTAACCGAACCCGAGCTCGAACAGGATCCCTATTGGCTGGATGGCTACTGGCAATATTGCTTTGAAGCAGAAGTGCCCAGTCAGGGCGGTGTGGCGATCTACACCCGCACCGCGCCCAAGGCCATCATCAAAGGCCTGGGCTTTGAGCTGGCCGACCGTTACGGTCGCTTCATGCAGGCTGATTTCGACAAGGTCAGCATTGGTTCTTTGCTGCTGCCCTCCGGTCGTGATGGTGATGCCGACCTGAACCAGAAGTTCAAGTTCATGAACGACTTCACCACCTACCTGAACAAGCAGCGCCGCAAGCGCCGCGAGTTCATCTACTGCGGCTCGCTGCAGGTTGCGCACCTGAAACTGGACGTAAAAAACTGGCGTGACTGTCAGCACCAGCCTGGCTTCATGGCCCCGGAACGGGCCTGGATGGATGAAATCTTCGGTAACCTGGGCTACGTCGATGCGCTACGCGAAGTGACCCGCGAGTCCGACCTGTACAGTTGGTGGCCCGACAGCGAACAGGCCGAAAGCCTCAATCTGGGTCTGCGTTTCGACTACCAGTTCCTTACCCCGGGCCTGCGCCGTTTCGTCAAGAACGCCCGCATCCCGCGTGACGTCCGCTTCTCCCAGCATGCGCCGGTGATCATTGACTACGACTGGACGCTGAGCATCTGA
- the pyrE gene encoding orotate phosphoribosyltransferase: MQEYQREFIRFALDKQVLRFGEFTLKSGRKSPYFFNAGLFNTGGALARLGRFYAQALVHSGLEAVDVIFGPAYKGIPLAAVTAVSLAESFDRDLPYCFNRKEAKDHGEGGTLVGAPLEGRVLIIDDVITAGTAVREVMQIIQAAGATPAAVMIALNREERGQGELSAIQEVERDYGIPVISIVSLSQVMSFLEEDAELRHHLPAVQAYRAQYGIQG, from the coding sequence ATGCAGGAATATCAGCGGGAATTCATTCGTTTTGCTCTGGATAAGCAGGTTCTGCGGTTTGGCGAGTTCACGCTGAAATCCGGGCGTAAAAGCCCTTACTTCTTCAACGCCGGGCTGTTCAATACCGGCGGCGCACTGGCCCGGCTCGGGCGCTTCTATGCCCAGGCTCTGGTTCACAGTGGCCTTGAAGCGGTCGATGTGATCTTTGGTCCTGCATACAAGGGCATTCCATTGGCGGCGGTAACCGCAGTATCGCTGGCCGAGAGCTTTGACCGTGATCTGCCTTACTGCTTCAACCGCAAGGAAGCCAAGGACCATGGCGAAGGCGGTACGCTGGTCGGGGCGCCACTGGAAGGCCGGGTGCTGATTATCGATGACGTGATCACTGCCGGCACTGCCGTGCGTGAGGTCATGCAGATTATCCAGGCAGCAGGTGCCACTCCGGCGGCCGTGATGATCGCGCTCAACCGTGAAGAGCGTGGCCAGGGCGAGTTGTCGGCGATTCAGGAAGTCGAGCGTGACTACGGCATTCCGGTCATCAGCATCGTCTCATTGAGTCAGGTCATGAGCTTCCTCGAAGAGGATGCCGAATTGCGCCACCATCTGCCGGCGGTCCAGGCCTACCGGGCCCAGTACGGTATTCAGGGCTGA
- a CDS encoding DUF4124 domain-containing protein — protein MMRRLGVAIGLIVAGLSLGVQADLYRYTDERGVTVLDSRVPPEAIGRGYEVLDPQGRVKEVIPPAPTPEELEARREAERRAVADATLLRLYSSVADLDRAHARQIEQIDNQILTAQGNLQQLAKQRENLQQRAAAQERAGRAVDARILQELDELDSEQRRLNRLIERSQREKSEVNSSFEQRRLRLSTLLGD, from the coding sequence ATGATGCGAAGGCTGGGGGTTGCAATCGGGCTGATCGTAGCCGGGTTGTCGCTGGGGGTGCAGGCCGACCTGTATCGCTATACCGATGAGCGTGGCGTGACGGTGCTTGACAGTCGAGTGCCGCCGGAGGCAATTGGCCGCGGTTATGAGGTACTTGACCCCCAAGGGCGAGTCAAGGAAGTGATCCCTCCGGCCCCGACTCCGGAGGAGCTGGAGGCCCGGCGCGAAGCCGAGCGCCGGGCAGTAGCCGATGCCACGCTGTTGCGCCTGTACAGCAGCGTGGCGGATCTGGACCGAGCCCATGCCCGTCAGATCGAGCAGATCGACAACCAGATTCTCACGGCCCAGGGCAATCTTCAGCAACTGGCCAAACAGCGGGAAAACCTGCAGCAACGGGCGGCTGCCCAGGAGCGGGCCGGCCGGGCGGTGGATGCACGCATTCTGCAGGAGCTGGATGAGCTGGATTCCGAGCAGCGCAGGTTGAACCGGCTGATTGAGCGCTCACAGCGCGAGAAATCTGAGGTCAACAGCAGCTTCGAGCAGCGCCGTCTGCGTCTGAGTACGCTGCTGGGTGATTGA
- a CDS encoding acyl-CoA thioesterase gives MHKSDFRFSHRLRVRWAEADLQGIVFNGHYLTYADVGITEYFRELGQAYSAETGVKGADFFAVRTLLEYRSPARFDEQLDVHVRIAKLGNSSMQFLIGIYRDDELLVNGEIVYVHADQSSRQPTRIPEAFRAAVREFERCTPEG, from the coding sequence ATGCACAAGAGCGATTTCCGTTTCAGCCACCGCTTGCGGGTGCGCTGGGCCGAGGCCGATTTGCAGGGTATCGTCTTCAATGGGCACTACCTGACCTATGCCGATGTTGGCATTACCGAGTATTTCCGTGAACTGGGCCAGGCCTACAGCGCCGAAACCGGGGTCAAGGGCGCCGACTTCTTCGCCGTGCGCACCCTGCTCGAATACCGCTCACCGGCTCGTTTCGACGAGCAGTTGGATGTGCATGTACGAATTGCCAAGCTGGGCAACTCCAGCATGCAGTTTCTGATCGGGATCTATCGCGATGATGAACTGCTGGTCAACGGCGAGATCGTCTATGTGCATGCCGACCAGAGTAGCCGCCAGCCGACCCGGATTCCGGAGGCTTTCCGTGCGGCGGTACGTGAATTCGAACGGTGCACACCAGAAGGCTAG
- the argB gene encoding acetylglutamate kinase, which yields MMLSRDAAAQVSRVLTEALPYIQRFTGKTIVIKYGGNAMENEELKNSFARDVVLMKTVGINPVVVHGGGPQIGDLLKRLNIESQFIEGMRVTDSQTMDVVEMVLGGQVNKDIVNLINQHGGSAIGLTGKDAGLIKARKLKVSRHTPGMDKPEIIDIGHVGEVASVNAHLINRLVSDDYIPVIAPIGVGEDGASYNINADLVAGKVAEALGAEKLMLLTNIAGLMDKEGKVLTGLTTAQVDALIADGTIYGGMLPKIRCALDAVQGGVGSAIIVDGRVPNAVLLELFTDTGVGTLITNQQKVR from the coding sequence ATCATGTTGAGTCGCGACGCCGCCGCCCAGGTATCCCGGGTACTGACCGAAGCTCTGCCCTATATTCAGCGCTTCACCGGCAAGACCATCGTTATCAAGTACGGCGGCAACGCCATGGAAAACGAGGAGTTGAAGAACAGCTTCGCCCGCGACGTGGTACTGATGAAGACCGTCGGCATCAATCCGGTGGTGGTTCACGGCGGCGGCCCGCAGATCGGCGACCTGCTCAAGCGCCTGAACATCGAAAGCCAGTTCATCGAAGGCATGCGGGTAACCGACAGCCAGACCATGGACGTGGTGGAGATGGTACTGGGCGGCCAGGTCAACAAGGACATCGTCAACCTGATCAACCAGCATGGCGGCAGTGCCATCGGTCTGACCGGCAAGGACGCAGGCCTGATCAAGGCCCGCAAGCTCAAGGTCAGCCGCCACACGCCGGGCATGGACAAGCCGGAAATCATCGACATCGGTCATGTCGGCGAAGTCGCCAGTGTCAACGCCCACCTGATCAACCGGCTGGTCTCGGACGACTACATTCCGGTCATCGCTCCGATCGGGGTGGGTGAGGACGGCGCTTCCTACAACATCAATGCCGATCTGGTAGCCGGCAAGGTCGCTGAAGCACTGGGTGCCGAGAAGCTGATGCTGCTGACCAACATCGCCGGGCTGATGGACAAGGAAGGCAAGGTGCTGACCGGGCTGACCACTGCCCAGGTCGATGCACTGATCGCTGACGGCACCATTTACGGCGGCATGCTGCCGAAAATCCGCTGCGCCCTGGATGCGGTGCAGGGTGGGGTTGGCAGCGCCATCATCGTTGACGGCCGGGTACCCAACGCGGTGCTGCTGGAGCTGTTCACCGATACCGGGGTCGGCACCCTGATCACCAACCAGCAGAAGGTTCGCTGA
- a CDS encoding phosphomannomutase/phosphoglucomutase — protein sequence MNNKPASAPRVSQFSGLLLPLLLTIGGILLAAVLCWQALISDTERRYQQDLTQAYASQQQSALNQALAQLDADLTQMAANPQLQVAVQQGGNAALQRTLRYHFADSLAVYIHAPGGASMRDDAQAPLSFAALDMLRRAERDQPVAPEAHRVGNDWRLYTAKPLRASGNARIGGSLMVVFELNRLLDNLPALPPEVGQLRLIQQFSAAPEQVLWQRGQASARPLSLPTNNPAWRLEFTPGPALIKSPSNPLLVLLAAGLALLGSLAGLLLLQRNWSSRLQADSQTLSQLTFGHKAAGLRLPQLETLAQHISQLAKRSGQSPGPNPARESVPAAPGKSDENLINPLFQNTDILDIDIVDDEDPFGMGVSSTPEPSQTSGAPALPAEIFRAYDIRGVVGQSLTEESLYWLGRAIGSESLEHGEAKVAVARDGRLSGPALLESLIRGLVDSGCHVTDIGMVPTPVLYYATHTSEASSGVMLTGSHNPPEYNGLKVVIAGQTLSGERIQGLHQRLRQNSLRQGAGSRRELNLLDAYLRQITDDVILARPLQVVIDCGNGVAGVIAQQLFEALGCSVIPLYCEVDGNFPNHHPDPGQPDNLQDLISAVQTHQADIGLAFDGDGDRLGVVTSSGQIVYPDRLLMLLAEDIVTRHPGADIIFDVKCSRRLPALISRAGGRPVMWKSGHSLIKAKMQETGALLGGEMSGHIFFKERWFGFDDGLYSASRVLELLSLQPGDSDALLARYPAGLSTPELTLTVGEARKFELVEALRNQADWGAQAKITSLDGIRVDYPDSWGLIRASNTTPALVLRFEAEQPEALERVRQLFREQLAAVAPDLEPTF from the coding sequence ATGAACAACAAGCCTGCCTCTGCGCCCCGGGTTTCGCAGTTTTCCGGGCTGTTGCTGCCCCTGCTGCTGACCATCGGTGGGATTTTGCTGGCCGCCGTGCTCTGCTGGCAAGCGCTGATCAGCGACACTGAGCGGCGCTATCAGCAGGATCTGACCCAGGCCTACGCCAGCCAGCAGCAAAGTGCGCTGAACCAGGCCCTGGCGCAGCTGGATGCCGACCTGACCCAGATGGCCGCCAACCCCCAGTTGCAAGTCGCGGTACAACAGGGTGGCAACGCGGCCCTGCAACGGACCCTGCGCTACCACTTTGCCGACAGCCTGGCGGTCTATATCCATGCCCCCGGTGGGGCATCCATGCGCGATGATGCGCAAGCGCCGCTGAGCTTCGCCGCGCTCGACATGCTGCGCCGCGCCGAGCGCGACCAGCCTGTTGCGCCGGAGGCTCACCGGGTCGGCAACGACTGGCGACTGTATACCGCCAAACCATTGCGCGCCTCCGGCAACGCCCGCATCGGCGGGAGCCTGATGGTGGTGTTCGAACTCAACCGGCTGCTCGACAATCTGCCTGCGCTCCCGCCCGAGGTCGGCCAACTGCGGTTGATCCAGCAGTTCAGCGCCGCGCCCGAGCAGGTGCTGTGGCAGCGTGGCCAGGCCAGCGCCCGGCCACTCAGCCTGCCAACCAACAACCCAGCCTGGCGCCTGGAGTTCACTCCCGGCCCGGCACTGATCAAGAGCCCGAGCAATCCTCTACTGGTGCTGCTGGCTGCCGGACTGGCCCTGCTGGGTAGCCTGGCCGGTCTGCTGCTGTTGCAGCGCAACTGGAGTAGCCGCCTGCAAGCCGATAGCCAGACTCTCAGCCAGCTGACCTTCGGCCACAAGGCTGCCGGCCTGCGCCTGCCACAACTGGAAACGCTGGCTCAGCACATTAGCCAGCTGGCCAAGCGCAGCGGCCAGAGCCCCGGCCCCAACCCCGCGCGCGAATCTGTGCCCGCGGCACCGGGCAAGAGCGACGAAAACCTGATCAATCCGCTGTTCCAGAACACTGACATCCTCGACATCGATATTGTTGATGACGAAGACCCGTTCGGCATGGGCGTCAGCAGTACGCCCGAACCGAGCCAAACGTCGGGCGCTCCGGCATTGCCGGCGGAAATCTTTCGCGCCTACGATATCCGTGGCGTGGTTGGCCAGAGCCTGACCGAAGAGAGCCTGTACTGGCTCGGCCGGGCCATTGGCAGCGAGTCACTGGAGCACGGCGAGGCCAAGGTCGCAGTCGCCCGTGACGGCCGGCTGTCCGGCCCGGCACTGCTGGAAAGCCTGATCCGCGGGCTGGTCGACAGCGGCTGTCACGTCACCGACATCGGTATGGTGCCGACGCCCGTGCTGTATTACGCCACCCACACCAGCGAAGCCAGCTCCGGCGTGATGCTGACCGGCAGCCACAACCCACCAGAGTACAACGGCCTGAAAGTGGTGATCGCTGGCCAGACCCTGTCCGGTGAACGAATTCAGGGCCTGCATCAGCGGCTGCGTCAGAACAGTCTGCGCCAGGGGGCCGGCAGCCGCCGCGAACTCAATTTGCTGGACGCCTATCTGCGCCAGATCACCGACGATGTGATCCTGGCCCGCCCCCTGCAGGTGGTCATTGATTGTGGCAACGGCGTTGCCGGGGTCATCGCCCAGCAATTGTTCGAGGCCCTGGGCTGCAGTGTGATCCCGCTGTATTGCGAGGTTGACGGCAACTTCCCCAATCATCATCCCGATCCCGGCCAGCCAGACAATTTGCAGGATCTGATCAGCGCCGTGCAGACCCATCAGGCCGATATCGGGCTGGCCTTCGACGGCGATGGCGACCGTCTGGGCGTAGTCACCAGCAGCGGTCAGATCGTCTATCCCGACCGCCTGCTGATGCTGCTGGCCGAAGATATTGTGACTCGCCACCCGGGTGCGGACATCATCTTTGACGTCAAGTGCAGCCGCCGCCTGCCGGCGTTGATCAGCCGCGCTGGCGGCCGGCCGGTCATGTGGAAGTCCGGGCACTCGCTGATCAAGGCCAAAATGCAGGAAACCGGGGCTCTGCTCGGCGGCGAAATGAGCGGCCATATCTTCTTCAAGGAGCGCTGGTTCGGCTTCGACGACGGGCTGTATAGCGCTAGCCGGGTACTTGAGTTACTGTCCTTGCAGCCGGGCGACAGCGATGCCCTGCTGGCTCGCTATCCGGCCGGACTGAGCACCCCGGAGCTGACCCTGACGGTTGGCGAAGCGCGCAAGTTTGAGCTGGTCGAGGCCCTGCGGAACCAGGCTGACTGGGGTGCCCAGGCCAAGATCACCAGTCTGGACGGGATCCGGGTCGACTATCCCGACAGCTGGGGCCTGATCCGCGCCTCCAACACCACGCCGGCGCTGGTCTTGCGGTTCGAGGCCGAGCAGCCCGAAGCACTTGAGCGGGTAAGACAGTTGTTCCGTGAGCAGTTGGCCGCCGTGGCCCCCGATCTTGAACCGACGTTCTGA
- the dut gene encoding dUTP diphosphatase, with amino-acid sequence MHALQARILDPRLGQQWPLPHYATEGSAGMDLRAMLDAPLTLEPGQTELLPTGLAIHIADPGLAAMILPRSGLGHKHGIVLGNLVGLIDSDYQGQLMVSCWNRGHQTFSIEPGERIAQLVLVPVLQAKLEIVDSFDDSQRGAGGFGHTGSN; translated from the coding sequence ATGCACGCCCTGCAAGCCCGGATTCTCGACCCGCGTTTAGGTCAACAATGGCCCCTGCCGCACTATGCCACTGAAGGTTCGGCCGGTATGGACCTGCGGGCCATGCTCGACGCGCCCCTGACTCTGGAACCCGGGCAGACCGAGCTGCTGCCCACCGGGCTGGCCATCCATATTGCCGATCCGGGTCTGGCCGCAATGATCCTGCCGCGCTCAGGGTTGGGCCACAAACATGGCATCGTGCTGGGCAATCTGGTCGGCCTGATCGACTCCGACTACCAGGGCCAACTGATGGTGTCGTGCTGGAATCGTGGTCACCAGACCTTCAGCATCGAGCCGGGCGAGCGGATCGCTCAACTGGTGCTGGTACCGGTACTGCAGGCTAAACTTGAGATCGTCGACAGTTTCGATGACAGCCAGCGCGGGGCCGGCGGGTTTGGCCACACCGGAAGCAACTGA